The following is a genomic window from Vicinamibacteria bacterium.
CCCTCTGGGCTCTGCCCGCGCGCCTCCAGCATGCGCAGGACAAGCTCCTTGTTCTCCACCACGAACTTCAAGTCGAGCACGGCGGCGAGGATAGCACAGGGCGAGCGCGGGTCCGTCGCAGTCCGGCCACAGGCGTGTGGTAGCATCGACGGCGAGATGATGAAGATCCGCAAGGCCGTCTTTCCAGCCGCGGGCCTGGGCACGCGCTTCCTCCCCGCCACCAAGGCCCAGCCCAAGGAGATGCTGCCCCTCGTCGACAAGCCGATCATTCAGTACGTGATCGAGGAGGCCGCGGCCTCCGGAATCACCAGCATCATCATCGTCACCGGCCGGGGCAAGAACGCGATCGAGGACCACTTCGACGTCTCCTACGAGCTCGAAAAGCTGCTCGCGGAGAGGGGCAAGACGGATCTGCTGGAGCAGGTGCGGACCATCTCCAGCATGATCAACCTCTCCTACGTGCGCCAAGGGGAGAGCCTGGGCCTGGGCCACGCCGTGCTCATGGCCCGGGACCTCGTGGGGGACGAGCCGTTCGCGGTGATGCTGGGGGACGACATCATCGACAGCCCCGTGCCCTGCATGAAGCAGATGGTGGATGTCTTCGAACGCCACGGCGGGCCCGTCATCGCCGTCCAGAAAGTGGCCCGACAGGAAATCTCGGCCTACGGCGTCATCGACGGTTCGCCCGAGGGAGAGACCGGCCGCGTCTACCGGATCCGGGAGCTGGTGGAGAAACCGAAGGTCGAGGAGGCGCCTTCCGACCTCGCGATCATCGGCCGTTACATCCTGACCCCCGACATCTTCGACGATCTGGCGGCCACGCCCCGCGACGCGGGTGGGGAGATCCAGCTCACCAACGGGCTTCGCCGGCTCAAGGAGCGGCGTCCGATCTTCGGCTACCGCTTCGAGGGGATCCGCCACGACGCCGGGAACAAGCTGGGCTTCCTCAAGGCCACGGTCGAGTTTGCGCTGAAGCGCGACGACTTGGGCAAGCCGTTCCGGGAGTACCTGAAGTCGCTCAAGCTCTGACGGGTCGTCGGAAACCTTCGCAGCCCAGGGCCCCACCGAGCAGCTCTGCCCGCACTCAAGAACGTCTTGTTGGAGTGGAGGGACCCCCCCGGGATCACCCGGGGGGGGTTAGGCTAAGGCAGGTTTCCCGAAACCGAAGAAGGAGCGAGTCACTTC
Proteins encoded in this region:
- the galU gene encoding UTP--glucose-1-phosphate uridylyltransferase GalU translates to MKIRKAVFPAAGLGTRFLPATKAQPKEMLPLVDKPIIQYVIEEAAASGITSIIIVTGRGKNAIEDHFDVSYELEKLLAERGKTDLLEQVRTISSMINLSYVRQGESLGLGHAVLMARDLVGDEPFAVMLGDDIIDSPVPCMKQMVDVFERHGGPVIAVQKVARQEISAYGVIDGSPEGETGRVYRIRELVEKPKVEEAPSDLAIIGRYILTPDIFDDLAATPRDAGGEIQLTNGLRRLKERRPIFGYRFEGIRHDAGNKLGFLKATVEFALKRDDLGKPFREYLKSLKL